TATTACTATCGTCAACATGAACATTCCCTTTGTTCCATGTGGGTCAGACAATGGGGTTGTTATAAATCACGAGAGCCTTATCTGGCCTGGTTGACCCTTTATTTTTCATATAAAGTATCTGCTTCGGACACTCTGTTAAAGAAAGTTTCAGCGCATTTGTGGAGCGTTCGGCTGGCATTAGCGCTGGAAAAATTTCCTTCCCTTTTCGATATTGAGGGGTGGATAAAAAAAATTTATCAAATCATATCAACGTTTATGAAACTCGCAAAGCACACGGGCTCCTATTTTAGTAGTAACCGTAAGGTGTTAAATGTAATAAAAAAGAGAATAGCGCGCAAATTCCTTACATTTCAATATGGATACAGGGAGTCCGGAGAAAATTAAGGAGAATACTTGTTTTCAATTTCTGTTAAAGGCATCAATATGAGTAAAATACTTGGCAAATTGATTAACAACTATTACAAAGGGAAAAAAACGCTCGTACGGCATACCGCAAAGCCGAGCTGGCACAACCTTCGCTCAGTTGTGCCCATTTCCCGTAATTTTGGCTCAGAAAGAGGAACGCCGGTGGGAAGGTACTATATAGAAAAATATTTGTCAAAAAATAGAGAGGTTATTCGTGGTGACGTGCTTGAAGTTGCGGATAGCGAGTATACAAAAAAGTTTGGAACGGATATAACCTCATATGATGTATTGCACTATGACAACAACAACAGAAAGGCAACGATAATTGGTGATTTAACTGATAAATTAACGCTTCCTAAGGAAAAATACGACTGTTTTATCTGCACACAAACCTTTAATCACATTTACCATTTTAGAGAAGCCATAAAAGGATCGTTCTATGTATTAAAGGAGGGAGGAGTCCTTTTGGCCACCGTTGGAGGCTTAATCCAAATATCGAGGTACGATATGGATCGGTGGGGTGATTACTGGCGCTTTACTACGCTTTCCCTATCCAAATTATTTTCCGAGGTGTTTGGTGAAAAAAATGTCGTAGTTGACGCTTATGGGAATGTCTTGTCCTGTATTGCAATAT
Above is a window of Candidatus Brocadiaceae bacterium DNA encoding:
- a CDS encoding class I SAM-dependent methyltransferase; this encodes MSKILGKLINNYYKGKKTLVRHTAKPSWHNLRSVVPISRNFGSERGTPVGRYYIEKYLSKNREVIRGDVLEVADSEYTKKFGTDITSYDVLHYDNNNRKATIIGDLTDKLTLPKEKYDCFICTQTFNHIYHFREAIKGSFYVLKEGGVLLATVGGLIQISRYDMDRWGDYWRFTTLSLSKLFSEVFGEKNVVVDAYGNVLSCIAILEGMASEELAMEELDYKDDDYQLIISITAKKTKA